One Vigna unguiculata cultivar IT97K-499-35 chromosome 7, ASM411807v1, whole genome shotgun sequence genomic region harbors:
- the LOC114190984 gene encoding respiratory burst oxidase homolog protein B, giving the protein MEIHENYQDSWSETESIGSRGMQVGFSGPLSGPLSGPLVTTSHKRNGSKNKSARFKDDEEMVEITLDVRDDAVSVQNIRGGDSETAFLASRLEMRPSSFSGRLRQVSRELKRMTSNKAFDKVDRSKSGAARALGGLKFMTKSAAGAEGWSLVEKRFDELAIDAKLPKTRFSQCIGMTESKEFAGELFDALARRRGITSSAVTKNELREFWEQITDQSFDSRLQTFFDMVDKDADGRITEEEVKEIITLSASANKLSKLQERAEEYAALIMEELDPDNFGYIELYNLEMLLLQAPAQSTHITTDSRVLSQMLSQRLVPTKEYNPIKRGFRAVSYFVQDNWKRLWVIALWLSICAGLFTWKFIQYKHRAVFHVMGYCVTVAKGGAETTKFNMALILLPVCRNTITWLRSRTKLGAIIPFDDNINFHKVVAFGIAIGVGLHAISHLTCDFPRLLHATDAEYEPMKPFFGDDRPNNYWWFVKGTEGWTGVLMVVLMAIAFILAQPWFRRNRLNLPKSLKKLTGFNAFWYSHHLFVIVYVLFIIHGYFLYLSKKWYKKTTWMYLAVPMILYGCERLLRAFRSRHKSVRILKVAVYPGNVLALHVSKPQGFKYSSGQYIYVNCSDVSPFEWHPFSITSAPGDDYVSVHIRTLGDWTSQLKAVFAKACQPANDGQSGLLRADMLQGNNKPRMPRLLIDGPYGAPAQDYKNYDVILLVGLGIGATPLISILKDVLNNIKQQQDEEEGVVESGVKDNKRKAFATKRAYFYWVTREEGSFEWFKGVMNEVAENDKEGVIELHNYCTSVYEEGDARSALITMLQSLHHAKSGVDIVSGTRVKTHFARPNWRNVFKHTALKHPDKRVGVFYCGAHGLVGELKRLSLDFSRKTSTKFDFHKENF; this is encoded by the exons ATGGAGATTCACGAAAACTATCAAGACTCATGGTCGGAGACGGAGAGCATCGGAAGCCGAGGCATGCAAGTGGGCTTCAGTGGGCCTCTGAGCGGGCCTCTGAGCGGGCCTTTAGTTACGACGAGTCACAAGAGGAACGGCAGCAAGAACAAGAGCGCCAGGTTCAAGGACGATGAGGAGATGGTGGAGATAACGCTGGACGTCCGCGACGACGCCGTTTCCGTCCAGAACATCCGCGGCGGCGACTCCGAGACCGCCTTCCTCGCCAGCCGCCTCGAGATGAGGCCCTCGTCGTTCTCCGGCCGCCTCAGACAGGTGTCACGCGAACTCAAACGCATGACCTCTAACAAGGCCTTCGATAAAGTTGACCGCAGCAAATCCGGCGCCGCCCGTGCCCTTGGCGGTCTCAAGTTCATGACCAAAAGCGCTGCCGGTGCAGAAGGTTGGTCGCTGGTTGAGAAACGCTTCGATGAGTTGGCCATTGACGCAAAATTGCCCAAGACTCGCTTTAGCCAGTGCATAG GGATGACGGAGTCGAAGGAATTTGCCGGCGAGTTATTCGACGCATTAGCTCGTCGCCGGGGAATTACATCATCTGCCGTAACGAAGAACGAGTTGCGTGAGTTTTGGGAGCAAATTACTGATCAGAGTTTTGATTCACGGCTTCAGACCTTTTTCGACAT GGTGGACAAAGATGCTGATGGACGAATCACTGAAGAAGAAGTAAAAGAG ATTATCACCTTAAGCGCTTCAGCTAATAAGTTGTCAAAGTTACAAGAACGTGCAGAGGAATATGCTGCCCTTATCATGGAGGAGCTGGATCCGGACAACTTTGGATACATTGAG TTGTACAACTTGGAAATGCTGCTTCTGCAAGCGCCGGCACAATCAACCCACATAACGACGGATAGTAGGGTGCTGAGCCAAATGCTGAGCCAGAGACTAGTCCCTACGAAGGAATACAACCCCATCAAACGTGGCTTTCGGGCGGTGTCATACTTCGTGCAGGACAATTGGAAACGCCTTTGGGTCATAGCCTTGTGGCTTTCCATTTGCGCTGGTCTTTTCACCTGGAAGTTCATCCAATACAAGCACCGCGCCGTCTTTCATGTCATGGGCTACTGTGTCACAGTAGCTAAGGGGGGCGCAGAAACAACCAAGTTCAACATGGCCTTGATCTTGTTGCCTGTGTGCAGAAACACCATCACTTGGCTCCGAAGCAGGACCAAACTGGGAGCAATAATCCCCTTTGATGACAACATCAACTTTCACAAG GTTGTAGCCTTTGGCATTGCAATTGGTGTTGGATTGCATGCGATTTCACATCTCACGTGCGATTTCCCAAGGCTGTTGCATGCCACGGACGCAGAATACGAGCCCATGAAACCATTTTTTGGAGATGACAGACCCAATAACTATTGGTGGTTTGTGAAAGGAACTGAGGGATGGACCGGGGTGTTGATGGTGGTGCTTATGGCTATAGCTTTCATCTTGGCGCAACCATGGTTCCGAAGGAACAGGCTAAACCTCCCCAAATCCCTCAAGAAGCTCACCGGTTTCAATGCCTTTTGGTACTCCCACCACCTTTTCGTAATCGTCTATGTGCTTTTCATCATTCACGGATACTTCCTATACCTTAGCAAAAAATGGTACAAGAAAACG ACATGGATGTATCTCGCCGTTCCCATGATCCTATACGGATGCGAAAGGCTACTTCGTGCGTTTAGGTCTCGCCACAAATCTGTGAGAATTCTCAAG GTTGCCGTGTACCCAGGAAATGTTCTAGCATTGCATGTGTCTAAACCGCAAGGATTTAAGTACTCTAGTGGCCAGTATATATATGTTAACTGTTCAGATGTTTCCCCATTTGAATG GCATCCCTTTTCTATTACATCAGCTCCGGGAGATGACTACGTGAGTGTTCACATTCGAACTTTGGGTGATTGGACATCACAACTGAAAGCTGTTTTCGCCAAG GCATGTCAACCAGCAAATGATGGCCAAAGTGGTCTTCTACGAGCTGATATGCTACAAGGCAACAACAAACCAAG GATGCCAAGGCTATTGATCGATGGACCATACGGAGCTCCGGCACAAGACTACAAAAACTATGACGTGATCCTTCTTGTGGGGCTTGGAATTGGTGCGACCCCTTTGATTAGCATACTGAAAGACGTGCTAAACAATATCAAGCAACAGCAAGACGAAGAAGAAGGAGTGGTGGAAAGTGGGGTTAAGGACAACAAGAGAAAAGCTTTTGCGACGAAGCGAGCTTATTTCTACTGGGTTACCCGTGAGGAAGGTTCCTTTGAATGGTTTAAAGGGGTGATGAATGAGGTGGCAGAGAATGACAAGGAAGGAGTGATTGAGCTTCACAACTACTGCACAAGTGTGTACGAGGAAGGAGATGCTCGGTCAGCTTTGATCACTATGCTTCAGTCCCTTCACCATGCCAAAAGTGGTGTGGATATAGTATCGGGAACAAGGGTAAAGACGCATTTTGCAAGACCAAACTGGCGCAATGTTTTTAAACATACAGCCCTCAAACACCCTGACAAAAGAGTTG GTGTTTTTTACTGTGGGGCGCATGGATTGGTTGGGGAACTGAAAAGGCTCTCTCTGGACTTTTCCAGGAAAACCAGCACCAAGTTCGATTTTCACAAAGAAAATTTTTAG
- the LOC114191863 gene encoding heavy metal-associated isoprenylated plant protein 35-like encodes MAATESKAEPREAEERVEGEPIACKTVTLRVSIHCQGCKKKVKKILQAIYGVYDIDIDQKQHKVVVTGNVDGELLVWKLTKAGKHAELWPEKEDSGKKKQVNSESKEKRQSDAESSEGIKENDKEDVKVVAQDPSKNAEGTNNNNTKSKAVKKNSDGCAAGKAAVQLQEPKPEVRQTVVLQPAGPVTDKKVSIAVQVPNDNEATGNENITGGAGGGGAGGAKKKKKKVTATGKGSNSNNGNEVGSDAKANEGSSNQSNGQGHVHEPAVPVSSSVPFVIPTNESSTRHHHFYREYPPHYYAPPAAPAQVVHNVSYHTAQPSSSYGAAYYAPPQPYSYAHVVRPGYEVEPPPYTYEAPSYAPSYNSSYASSQPSDSFELFSDENPNACSLM; translated from the exons ATGGCAGCAACAGAATCTAAAGCGGAACCCAGAGAAGCCGAAGAGCGCGTAGAAGGAGAACCCATCGCATGCAAG ACCGTGACGTTGAGGGTCTCCATCCACTGCCAAGGCTGCAAAAAGAAAGTCAAGAAAATTCTGCAAGCCATTTACG GTGTTTACGACATAGACATCGATCAGAAGCAACATAAGGTGGTGGTAACGGGGAACGTTGACGGCGAGCTGTTGGTTTGGAAATTGACCAAGGCGGGGAAGCATGCAGAGTTGTGGCCTGAAAAGGAAGATTCCGGAAAGAAGAAGCAAGTGAATTCAGAGAGCAAAGAGAAGCGACAGAGCGACGCAGAGAGCAGCGAAGGGATTAAGGAAAACGATAAAGAAGATGTCAAGGTTGTCGCGCAAGACCCATCCAAAAACGCGGAAGGTACTAACAATAACAATACCAAAAGTAAAGCCGTTAAGAAAAACAGCGATGGATGCGCCGCCGGTAAAGCCGCTGTTCAGTTGCAAGAGCCAAAACCGGAGGTGAGGCAGACGGTGGTGTTACAACCGGCCGGACCGGTAACCGACAAAAAAGTGAGCATCGCTGTTCAAGTTCCTAACGACAATGAAGCAACCGGGAATGAGAATATTACCGGTGGAGCTGGTGGCGGTGGTGCCGGTGGAgcgaaaaagaagaaaaagaaggtgACGGCGACCGGGAAAGGGAGTAACAGCAACAACGGAAACGAGGTTGGCAGTGATGCAAAAGCTAACGAAGGTTCCAGTAACCAGTCAAATGGTCAAGGTCACGTTCATGAGCCAGCGGTTCCAGTTTCAAGTTCAGTTCCTTTTGTGATCCCAACCAACGAAAGTTCGACACGTCATCATCACTTTTACCGTGAGTACCCACCGCATTACTATGCTCCTCCTGCTGCTCCTGCGCAAGTTGTTCATAATGTGAGCTACCATACGGCGCAACCTAGCAGCAGCTACGGTGCAGCGTACTATGCCCCTCCGCAACCGTATTCGTACGCCCACGTGGTGCGCCCTGGGTACGAAGTGGAGCCTCCACCCTACACGTACGAAGCTCCATCGTATGCTCCATCGTATAATTCATCGTATGCTTCATCGCAGCCGTCGGATTCGTTCGAGCTATTCAGCGATGAAAATCCTAATGCGTGCTCACTCATGTGA
- the LOC114190463 gene encoding rapid alkalinization factor-like — MAKSSSLAMAVICAAAILVAMSRWPTAEGGGDHHLGLGWASTCKGSIGECLGGEEYELDSEINRRILATNKYISYGALQRNTVPCSRRGASYYNCQPGAQANPYSRGCSAITRCRS; from the coding sequence ATGGCGAAGTCGAGTTCGTTGGCTATGGCGGTGATCTGCGCCGCCGCAATACTGGTGGCGATGAGTCGGTGGCCGACAGCCGAGGGCGGCGGGGACCACCACCTGGGATTGGGATGGGCTTCCACGTGCAAGGGGTCCATCGGGGAGTGTCTGGGAGGGGAGGAGTATGAGTTGGACTCGGAGATCAACCGGCGCATCTTAGCCACCAACAAGTACATCAGCTACGGTGCGCTGCAGAGGAACACTGTTCCATGCTCTCGCCGCGGCGCCTCCTACTACAATTGCCAACCAGGGGCTCAGGCCAACCCTTACAGCCGCGGCTGCAGCGCCATTACGAGGTGCAGAAgctga